TATGTCTGTACTCAttacctgaaaataataattaaataaatatcattggacaactcacacacggtcattagattataaactagcttgagtcagcctgcgaccacggcgagtgcaacctgcgccgaaacgttaggcattttaaggtaaaatgtgtgttcaaattaattcccgtatcctattatacattaagcagagcttgtattgtaaccaaataactgataaacatacttatatactctaaatacatacttatatcgaTAAATTGACAACATATTGGTAGAACGGGCgtgatattaggtcggggaaaaagtcttttcgcattatagtatgtatgaacttataataaaatcttttctctacacaaaaaagcccgatatttgggtacctcacgagctcactgaaagaaacctaatgaaccgtgtactcatttgtgattcttgaagccaaagagactttattacaagttcatacatactataatgcgaaaagactttttccccgacctaatattacgtgttatatcaagtaaaataaatatataccttaTTGTCATGTCCAGAGAGTGTCTTCAACGGGTGCCAAATGGGATGTGACCATAACTTCGCTGATTTATCATACGATGATGTTAGAATGTAGTGCCCGTGACTCTTTTGGAAACGGACGTCTGAAATTaagaatattaaacaaattaatatcattggacaactcacacacggttattttattataaactaagcagagcttgtactatgataacgaaataactgacaaacatacttatatacttgtaaatacatacttatacagatacattaacaagcagGCTCAGAActaatactcgtgctcatcacacaaatattagtcccgggtgtgattcgaacccgccacacgcggcgagGTTTATTTAGGAAGTGGTCACCTCGCTTTAACCATTTCGCCATTATAAATCTTTTGGCCATTGAAAATtgtgtgagtttgttgctagctcttctcaaaagactgtacactttccgagctagtgatagattcagtaattgtaacgactatcataagtgtcaatatttgacataaattaataaatgatttgattttgattaaaataaaaaaactgttaatcAACTCACCGCTTAATAAATGTGTGTGAGCAGGGATGGTATATAAACACGAGCGGCGTCGTAAGTCCCATATTTTGGCCtataacacaaatataatttaattaattacaaaataatctaaGAAATGAAAGACTAGCCTGcggtttatttattcaatagcgttaaatctcgtataaaaaaaaacgctattgaatagataaactaccgctaaatgtacctcagaaaccgggggttagtaacatgaatcttatatttttatgcatacactagctaacccgcgcgacttcgcttgcgtcacatgagagagaatgggtcaaaattttccccgtttttgtaacatttttcactggtactctgctcctattggtagtagcgtgatgatatatagcctataaccttcctcgagaaatggactatttaacgctgaaagaatttttcaaatcggaccagttccagagattagcgcgttcaaacaaacaaacaaacaatcaaacaaacaaactcttcagctttataatattaagtatagattataatattagtatagatattcagCAGTAGTCAAAGTTAGCAAGCACGGCAAAGCTGTCACACTCGTCTGGGCAAAGTTGTTTTCCTCACCTGATGATCAGCAGCGGCCGTAGCTAGGTGATGCCCAACGGGTGACCAGTCCACGCCCAGCACTGGGCCTAAGTGACCTTCAAGGAACATCACACATCTACCCGTGCGTAAGTCCCACACTCTGCCGAATGCGTCCATACCACTGtgaaaaaatgaataaatttatagtaaatcttcataaataaaattcgttatagaaatgtatgtaacttttgaacaactaaactaaattggacattttttttataagtttgtaactgtcgggtctaggtttgtatgggatcgatgggatcaaaaattcccatgggaatggaatcaacgggataaaattgttccgtaaccgggaccgacttttcacgtgccctacgaagcacggagacgcccagctcaaataccactatgcggtcacccatctataaaatgaccgcaccaagagttgcttaacccacagatcgtttaccgaccggtgagcgcaactggctatgggcgacTCTACTAGTGAGAATAGACAGACAGAAgtcttttatattatgtatgtttaactCACCCGGTACATGCTAAGGATCCATCTCCTTGAAAAGATATACTGTACACAGGTTTTGCGTGCCCTTCCTGATGTAACACCTCCGTCGCTGtgaacacaaaataaataatattaactcattactgtcccactgctgggtaagggtctctcTTAGAGTggggccttgaatccaccacaaTGACCATGTGACCAGGACATCACAattatatatatcatcacgttacaaccaataggagcagagaagcattaaaaaatgttacaaaaacggggaaaatcttgccccaatgtctcttatgtgacgcaagcgaagttgcgggagtcagctagttagaaataacgatgaaggaaaacatcgtgaggaaaccttgcatgcctaaaatttgtttaaaacatttattgagggcatgcaaagtccccaacccggacttcgccagcgtgatggactaaAGGCAGGCaacctccctcattacgggaggagacccttgcccaacagtgggacattaatgggttaaatttattttaaactagctgacccgtgcaacttcgcttgcgtcacataagagagaatgggtcataattttctttaactttatactgttattctgctcctattggtcgtatcgtgatgatataaaatatgctttttttccaCGAAAaacattctcaaaattatttatatctcttaatataacgaagtcgcgctaaggcatatccgccattaaaacagttgccatgacaacggaattttgttaattcaatgtcattataatactgatcattcgcgacttcgtttgctacctgaattttcccgggaaatgcgtcattttcccggggtaaaaagtagcctatttcctttctcgggtatcaaaatatctccataccaaatttcatgcaaattggttcagtagtttaggcgtgattaagtagcagacagacagacagagttactttcgcatttataatattagtatggatttataactagataaactactgttaagtgtactcagaaaccgggggttagttagttataaataagtagaCTATACACTCACCAGTCTCTAAGTCCCACAGTCTCCAGGAGTGGTCGAACACGGTGGTGGCGAGGAACCGCCCCGAGGGGTGGAACTCCACGCGGGACACGCGCGACGGACCGTGACCTTCTAACGACGCCATCGGGGATTCACTGGGGGAAGACATTTTTGATTATGAATAGCTCAAAGGAAGTAAGTCGTCAGGCAGGTGGTATGTTGTAAAAAACATCAGTCAAATCtctttacagcatgtttttgagagACCGTGTGCCGACCACACTAAACTTAACGTGGAATAAGGACAAGACAAAGAAAATTGCTGCGTAGAAAATTCCGTGGCGTAGTGATTAAGGTCTCCATGCCGTTGCGTCGGCAGGTcgtagattcgattcccacacggaacaattattaattttgcgatccacaaataattgtttcgtgtctggttgtactttgtgtccgttgtttgtatgtttgtaaaagtccccgcgacacaagagcaattcttagtgcgggagtggtcttttttaaaaaaaagtgggttagtaaaaagacatttttttttctccaaaTTACGCACATGTTAATTGCACGAGgcaataagataataaataaatataataatcccTCACCTCACAAAGTTCCACAGGTGCACACTGCCGTCGTAGGCGCAGGTGGCCATCTTGACAGTCTCGGAGCCGTCCTCCGCGGACACCTCCTCCATCGGCTCTCCCCCCTCCTCCGACTCTTTCAACTGTGACAACtagaacatacatacataacttaaataatcatttattattaagttgaCTGATGACATGCACGAGTTATCTagattatccatactaatattataaatgcgaaagtaactcagtctgtctgtctgtctgttactcaatcacgcttaaaatactgaaccaatttgcatgaaatttggtatggagatattttatacccgagaaaggacataggctactttttaccccgggaaaatgacgcattaccatgggaaaattcaggtggcggacgaagtcgcgggtaaaagctagttaattattaattataaactagaTAAATCTTTCATGGCAAGGCTCTCTACTCAATCGTCTCATCTCACATCTAGTATTTTTAAAGGTTACTCTTACTATAAAAGAAGACTGTTGCCCAGTAATGGGACTTGGTACTTACCTTCTTAACGAAATGATCAGGCATCTCCGCTTTGGGATGAAAGTTCGCTCCGGAGACATTGCACTTATGACCTTTCAACACGTGCAGTGGTTTACAATCAGGTACCGACCATACTTTACTTAAGCCAGACCTGAAACAAAATtctcttatggttagtggtcaactcagtgtcaaagttattcaagcaaGAAGACTGAAGCCGTACTACTCATACAATGatgtttaatgtgtttttttttcttttaaaaaaagacaacttccgcattAATAATTGCTCTAGAgccgcgaggacttttacaaacatacaaacaacggacacatagcACAACatgacccgaaacaatttatttgtgcatcgcacaaataactgttccgtgtgggaatcgaacccatgacctcccgacgcaatggttgcggcgtggtgaactaaaccactgcgcaaCGGAGGCAGGCActgttagatattttttaaaatttaataattaaaaattgtttgacTTCATCACCTTTTCTTATATaagactagcggacccgacagacgttgtcctgtctacacgtccttaatttgaaaattttaaactttctttaataatctaaaccattctcagatccccttgaacacacacaaaaatttttatcaaaatcggtccagtcgtttaagagaagttcagtgacatacacacttacagaagaattatatatataaagatagcaATTTATTACTTTGCGACCAGACGAAAACGTTAGCATAAGATGATAATTTTGCCACGAAATTCGAATTTAGTCACAAGATGTCAACTCTACTATAAATTTTATCACCTCTTCCCACAAGGTGTCAATGTTGCCACTAAGTGCTAATTTTgtgaatgttataaataattgaaaggGCTATTAATGCAAAAGAATAACTCACCAACTGGCTGTGATCAACATTTTGCTGTCATTACTGAATCTACAGAAACTAATAGGTCTTGTGTCACcgatctgaaacaaaaaatatttatagttaataatgaaaatgtgtGGGGACCACGGAACGTCACCAACTGTGTCACCAACCTTGCAATACACAAACGATCTCAATAGTCGTAAGATAGaagttataataatgttttaattttgtgtattttaataaacgtttttattttattttttttcataataaagtaTTAGAGATTACAATGGAAAGAAGTGACAGCTAGTCATCTAAAGTCAAGGAAACACACCAATGAGtgttccaagtgatgtgtgtattataaataatgatcgcttgttataacggtgaaggaaaacatcgtgatgaatgatatgtctgacagttgtgtaacacagctcttgaaacCTAACccatccctcattacgggaggaaaaccttgcctagcagtgggacagcaatatTACCTGACTGCAATATATAGACATGGCGGAGGTCTTTCGTTGTGACTCCTGTTTGGCGGCTGTACGTATACTGTTGGGCTCCTTCATCTCTTCACGGACTTTTGTTAACCTGGgggacaaaaaaatatgtattagacacaaattttgtataattattaggtattaGAAAGAAATGTCAGCTATTTTCCAGTTCAAGTTCTATCAAAATTCCAAGCATTTGGAGATCGCCCAGATGACAGACTGAACCAATTTGGATAATAGGGATGAtaactaatttttaatttttgtctgtctagtaaattgtaaaaaataattacattgtatgtataatatacataatcaTGCAAAATTACGGCGATACTttgagttgaaaagtcgcatgacgtcacatTAGAGTATACAATGTACAACACCGTGACGTCATCAGCCCCCACTCCATAACTTTATCACTACGTACggcactttttatttttgtagtttctCATTTGTTACCTTGAAATACCTATACCTATTTGGACAGAGTTATAGTTTACAACTTGTAGAAAAGAGAttgtgtacaatattttttaaaaaatcgaCCCCTAAAGAGCTGAAACAGGGGATGAAACTTCGAAAGTTCAAGCCTCACCTTTCCTTAGCTTTGGGTAGTGAGTACCGCGCGATCCACAGCCTTGCCTCCCTTAGTTCCGGAGGTCCTTCGTGATACCAGGTGCCCTCCCGGCCTCTGTCCCTCTCTATACGAGCCTCCTCTTCTTCTAGCTTCTTGTGGATCGCGTCTTCACCTAGACTGGGAGGtcagaaaaaaatgatttatggagtttgcattaaaaatgttaattttaaatgctgCTATTACTCCTGCACGTCATAAGCCCTCGAAAAGCAAAGATCAGAAGAATAAATATCTAGATTTCTATCTATAAAAATCATGAGTTGGGTacaatataaagtttataaaaatattctgcaCTCAGACTCTGTGCGGGATGAGCATGTTCTGATTGGTGGAGTATAGCCGAACGTGGCCGTCAAAGGGTTAAGCAAGTACTTACTAGCTGAGTAGATCTCTCAGACGTACTCTCCTCTCGGCTGGACCTTCTCCAAACAGGCACACTGGCTCACCGAGCTGACGAAGACTCCTACGTacctacaaacaaataaataaaataaaatattcacatgAAAGAGCCAATTACAATTTAACTTCCACTTAATGGAGGTATAGCAGATTAGTTACCAAAGTTCTGGACTgctattgtgaaatatttgaatacaaagtAGAAAAGAACAATGGTCCAGTCAGCTCCCAAAGTCGCCATTAAATGCCATAAGTAATAGTTGCGGCtaagaaacaaaattatctacaaacccgaaatttactatttaaagtCACTGTTATTTGATCTATTCAGTGACTTTAGGAGCTGACTATAACTTACCTGAGCTGGGAATTaaacctgagacctcatgatctACAGTCAGCAATCAGACAGTAATGAGTTCAATCTATTTCAAACTTACCTCATCATCATCTGTGGATACATTAAGTTGTCGAGCTTTCCTCCTTCTTTCAAACTCTTCCAGTAAAGCCTTCTTATCTCTGGACATCTCTTCTTCAAGCTCCATGTATTctgtttaaagaaataagagtaatttaaaatagagtatagttttatattgaaaatgataTTGCAGCAATTACATACAGACTTAAAATTCCTCTtgagcaggggttcccaaccttttcttagtctgggaccacttttatattgttcttgTTAGCAGAGACCTCTTTgtaagtattaagtatatttaataaagtGTAACAATCATCCTGAATTTAGAATTCTAAAATCATTTGcagaccatattttgacttcagCAGAGCGCTGGTTGGGAACGACTACTCTagagaaataaaatacaaagtttaataaGTCTTACTGCCTAATTCAAAAGGAATTCTACAACTTACCACTGGATATTTGAATGTCTCCCAGTTCCTTTCCACCGATGTCTTCAGCACCTTCCTTGGCGGCAGCGGCGAGGGCCGCCAGCCGCGCCTTCTCCTGCTCCTCCAGAGACCCATAGTGGACGTGCTTCGGTTTCTTCACCATAATAACATCATCATCGTCAGACATTTTTAGGTTATGTCCAAACTTTACTTAAATATCACTTGGTTTAGactaaaatgttagtttttattgttttgatgttaGAAAGAGTCAATTCTCAATGAGAAGTGAGTAAATTAGAGGCGAGAAAAAGCTTTTTCTGTGAAGCGTTGTTGTCAATGCTAGctgacaaataataaatatacgttGCAGTTTACGCAGTTAGCCGGTTTCgacgaaatttattttaactgttgTAACATGGAACGAAATTATTTCTGCTGCATTGTTATTTCTGGAACtaagaaataacattattttttaccacTTAGATTAAGTAACAAGTACAATATATAATTCCCTTGCTATTAAcgcaaataataaaacatttcaaattaaattcatgCGTGAATAGAGACGTTTTCATAGGCAGTAGACATAAGTATACCATTGGGAAAAAATCTACAGCTTATTGATAACTTGTTAAATCGAAGATTGCGGTTTGATTGAAAATAATTCATCTAATAACCATAATAATCTCTTTTACACTCAACAcgtataattttgtaaagtatTCTCTGAGACTAAGACGCTATAAAAGATTTGATGCAAATTATTAGAAATGCGAGATAACTGGAACTAAACTCTGCAACACCGTTCTCTATGCTCGTTGTTTACGTCAGTGCATTGTATCAATTATTTTCGtagtatttcaaataaatctaattaaaatgtaaaataataggaataatattcaaattagaaCCAATTTTACGATTAAAGTGTTATTTCCTGTGTGAAAACTTAGTTTTCGTTTAGAGATtacaaacataacctaaaaagTGTGTATCTGTAGCTTAGTTATCGGTTTTTCGTGATTATCTGGTGTTATCATGGCTCTACAACTGTCCAGGCGGGAAGTAGAAGACCTTAGGTCTTCGCTGGACCGCGCTATATACAGAACTATTGGAAAATCAGACAGTTCCTTACTTACTACAGTATCTTCATGTTTGACTAGTGGGTAAGTTGGAAAAAAGTCAAAAATACATGTTAATTTGGTTATCTACACTGCTATTTAACTAATAAACCTAATATTTAGTCTCCTTACTATACTTTCAGCTTtttataatgtagatatattaagtaaaatagtcAGAATGGACCAATAAAAGTCATCAATAGATATTCAATTATTCATTTGACCTTATATtaaggcttttattttatagacgTATCTACTAAGCTATTAAGGCAGTTATTGTAAAAGGAAGCTTGTGATTAACCCTGCTGAACTGTTTAGGCACAATTTCCAGGGTACCctataaaatttcaatgaaTTCTTATGCTACCGGAAAAAGAAGGCTCAGACAGATAAAACATTGTACTACCCACATTATAGCCATTGCCTAGG
The DNA window shown above is from Anticarsia gemmatalis isolate Benzon Research Colony breed Stoneville strain chromosome 29, ilAntGemm2 primary, whole genome shotgun sequence and carries:
- the U4-U6-60K gene encoding U4-U6 small nuclear riboprotein factor 60K — translated: MSDDDDVIMVKKPKHVHYGSLEEQEKARLAALAAAAKEGAEDIGGKELGDIQISSEYMELEEEMSRDKKALLEEFERRRKARQLNVSTDDDEVRRSLRQLGEPVCLFGEGPAERRVRLRDLLSYLGEDAIHKKLEEEEARIERDRGREGTWYHEGPPELREARLWIARYSLPKAKERLTKVREEMKEPNSIRTAAKQESQRKTSAMSIYCSQIGDTRPISFCRFSNDSKMLITASWSGLSKVWSVPDCKPLHVLKGHKCNVSGANFHPKAEMPDHFVKKLSQLKESEEGGEPMEEVSAEDGSETVKMATCAYDGSVHLWNFVSESPMASLEGHGPSRVSRVEFHPSGRFLATTVFDHSWRLWDLETATEVLHQEGHAKPVYSISFQGDGSLACTGGMDAFGRVWDLRTGRCVMFLEGHLGPVLGVDWSPVGHHLATAAADHQAKIWDLRRRSCLYTIPAHTHLLSDVRFQKSHGHYILTSSYDKSAKLWSHPIWHPLKTLSGHDNKVMSTDISLDNKFIATCSYDRTFKLWAPEQGV